A section of the Malus sylvestris chromosome 17, drMalSylv7.2, whole genome shotgun sequence genome encodes:
- the LOC126610885 gene encoding uncharacterized protein LOC126610885, giving the protein MGACASRPKGCSFGFSKKKKKNGGGRRLRRVIRRRVSSSSGRSVPALQGSMDGAFFDANSAIESERDDDFYSVYDDVMSLNESESASTLSVLSPRGLSRQAQKPPPLHSTSAVSAEEIVDEHGGGDRMQGLDHCGILQNSCLPCRPSNSLSGDKRITTATPSLRRKGLSFKWREGHSAAAAIDHTPTLLSPRSLAKRPLAGSTIPYCPIEKRMPDCWSPLEPNTFKVRGKNYLRDKKKEIAPNCAAFYPFAADIFVSPKKIDHIARFVKLPVVSTTGDVPSILVVNVQIPLYPANFFIGDGDGEGMNLVMYCKISETYSKELPPHFRESITRLINDEVERVRGFPVDTIAPFRERLKILGRVANLEDLHLNTAEKKLMNAYNEKPVLSRPQHEFYLGENYFEIDLDMHRFSYIPRKGIDAFHERMKLTILDFGLTIQGNKAEELPEHLLCCIRFNKVDYNNKSLPVVLNQKFL; this is encoded by the exons ATGGGAGCTTGTGCTTCGAGGCCGAAGGGCTGCAGTTTCGGATTctcgaagaagaaaaagaagaatggcGGCGGCCGCCGCCTGAGACGAGTCATTCGCCGGCGCGTTTCGTCGTCCTCCGGTCGCTCCGTTCCTGCACTCCAAG GAAGTATGGATGGGGCgttttttgatgcaaattcggcGATCGAGTCGGAGCGAGATGACGATTTTTACAGTGTTTACGATG ATGTGATGTCATTAAACGAGTCGGAAAGTGCATCCACGTTGAGTGTTTTGTCACCGAGAGGTCTTTCTCGGCAGGCACAGAAACCGCCGCCATTGCATTCCACCTCCGCTGTGTCTGCAGAGGAGATCGTGGACGAACATGGCGGAGGGGACAGAATGCAGGGACTGGATCACTGTGGGATTCTTCAAAATTCTTGCTTGCCTTGTCGTCCTTCCAATAGCCTGTCGGGCGACAAAAGAATAACCACGGCCACGCCAAGTTTGAGGAGGAAAGGCCTTTCGTTTAAATGGAGGGAAGGGCATTCTGCTGCAGCTGCAATTGATCACACCCCCACATTAC TTTCACCGAGATCGCTTGCGAAAAGACCACTAGCCGGTTCTACAATTCCCTACTGTCCCATTGAGAAGAGAATGCCAGATTGTTGGTCACCTCTCGAGCCAAACACTTTCAAAGTCCGGGGTAAAAATTATCTTAG ggataagaagaaagaaattgcTCCGAATTGCGCTGCATTTTATCCTTTTGCCGCTGATATTTTCGTATCTCCGAAAAAGATTGATCACATTGCTCGATTTGTGAAACTTCCGGTTGTGAGTACCACCGGAGATGTCCCTTCTATTCTTGTTGTAAATGTTCAG ATACCACTTTATCCAGCCAATTTTTTCATAGGCGATGGTGATGGAGAAGGAAtgaacttggttatgtattgtAAGATTTCTGAAACTTATTCGAAGGAGCTTCCTCCTCATTTCCGAGAAAGTATCACT AGATTAATCAATGATGAAGTGGAGAGAGTTAGAGGATTCCCTGTCGATACAATTGCACCCTTCAGGGAAAGATTGAAAATTTTGGGCCGAGTGGCAAATTTGGAGGATCTTCATTTAAACACAGCCGAGAAGAAGCTAATGAATGCTTACAATGAAAAACCTGTTCTTTCACGTCCTCAACATGAATTTTACTTG GGAGAAAACTACTTCGAGATCGATTTGGATATGCACAGATTCAGCTACATCCCTAGAAAAGGTATTGATGCATTTCACGAAAGAATGAAGCTGACGATATTGGATTTTGGTCTCACAATTCAG GGGAACAAAGCAGAAGAGTTGCCGGAGCATTTGTTATGCTGCATACGGTTCAACAAAGTTGACTACAATAATAAATCATTACCGGTGGTTCTGAATCAAAAGTTTCTGTAA
- the LOC126610428 gene encoding uncharacterized protein LOC126610428, with translation MTALQRSATSFRRQGSSGLIWEDKIQVLEKKPTLKVAISMNKTDGEEHPNRDEGFRERKDADSHSSPDSSLRSKPEENVHKCSLCTVFGRCMRPPAAPVDAAGGGEVKILALAPIYSQTCCCQEAAYRNRKHTGHGSMNKIFFFISLFLLKLYIQNSIYIQIEEAQY, from the exons ATGACTGCGTTGCAGAGATCGGCGACTTCATTCCGAAGGCAGGGCTCCTCCGGCCTCATTTGGGAGGATAAGATTCAAGTCCTCGAAAAAAAGCCTACTCTGAAGGTCGCTATTTCGATGAACAAAACTGACGGGGAAGAACATCCAAATCGAGACGAAGGGTTTCGAGAAAGAAAGGATGCTGATTCACATTCCTCACCAGATTCATCTTTACGTTCTAAGCCTGAAGAAAATGTTCATAAATGTTCTTTGTGTACTGTTTTCGGGCGATGTATGAGGCCACCTGCAGC ACCTGTAGACGCAGCAGGAGGAGGAGAGGTGAAGATACTGGCTCTTGCTCCGATTTATAGCCAAACCTGTTGCTGCCAAGAAGCTGCATACAGAAACCGGAAGCATACTGGACACGGAAGTATGAATAaaattttcttctttatttcaCTCTTCCTGCTGAAACTGTACATTCAAAAttctatatacatacaaatTGAAGAAGCTCAGTACTAA
- the LOC126610429 gene encoding transcription factor MYB35-like — MGRPPCCDKSNVKRGLWTAAEDAKILAYVSKYGVGNWTLVPKKAGLNRCGKSCRLRWTNYLRPDLKHDNFTPQEEQHIINLHKAIGSRWSHIAKQLPGRTDNDVKNYWNTKLKKKLSKMGIDPVTHKPYSQILSDYGNISGLPTAAGNQLSYFFKFSNRAFAPEPEPSSGITGIPYTRVMMNPNINGQGSEHNSCDSTLSLGFLAHRFQESVQIEQPHFLNEVTSSCSSSSSPRATDHQLISQPTYACRESHEAQVTPSSSPFNWSEFLLHDPFASADPLKQEQDLHDVVMSALENPKLGVQGNSDAIEGCDFGGQRSNGLLDQQASSSSMSSFVETILDQDSEMQAAFPQLLDASFDY, encoded by the exons atgggaAGGCCGCCTTGCTGCGATAAATCGAATGTGAAACGAGGCCTCTGGACTGCCGCAGAGGATGCAAAAATTCTTGCATATGTATCGAAATATGGTGTCGGAAATTGGACATTGGTTCCTAAAAAAGCAG GACTCAACAGATGTGGGAAGAGTTGCAGGCTTCGGTGGACTAATTACCTGAGGCCTGACCTCAAGCATGACAACTTCACTCCTCAAGAGGAACAACATATCATTAACCTTCACAAGGCCATCGGAAGCAG GTGGTCTCACATTGCCAAGCAACTACCAGGAAGAACAGACAATGACGTCAAAAACTACTGGAACACCAAGCTCAAAAAGAAGCTTTCCAAAATGGGAATTGACCCTGTCACCCACAAACCCTACTCCCAGATCCTCTCCGACTACGGAAACATCAGCGGCCTCCCAACCGCTGCCGGAAATCAATTATCGTACTTCTTTAAGTTCTCAAATAGGGCATTCGCACCCGAACCAGAGCCTTCTTCCGGCATCACAGGAATCCCATATACCCGTGTGATGATGAACCCTAATATTAATGGACAAGGATCAGAGCACAATTCCTGTGATAGCACACTTTCACTTGGCTTTTTGGCTCATCGGTTTCAAGAGAGTGTGCAAATTGAGCAGCCGCACTTTTTAAATGAAGTAACCTCCTCTTGCTCCTCATCATCCTCTCCTCGTGCCACAGATCATCAATTAATTTCTCAACCAACTTACGCGTGCCGGGAATCACACGAGGCTCAGGTTACGCCGTCTTCTTCTCCGTTTAACTGGAGTGAGTTTCTTCTCCATGATCCTTTTGCATCAGCTGATCCTTTGAAGCAAGAACAAGATTTGCATGACGTGGTGATGTCAGCTTTAGAAAACCCTAAACTTGGAGTGCAAGGCAACTCTGATGCAATTGAGGGATGTGATTTCGGAGGTCAGAGGAGCAATGGCTTGCTTGATCAGCAAGCTTCTTCGTCTTCCATGAGTTCGTTTGTGGAGACTATCTTGGATCAAGACAGTGAGATGCAGGCAGCTTTTCCTCAACTTTTGGATGCTTCTTTCGATTATTAA
- the LOC126612598 gene encoding probable prolyl 4-hydroxylase 7, translating into MDLRCFLALSLCFLCIFPHLAHSRTRIPVLLEQKKTEGSVIRLRRGASSATFDPTRVSQLSWRPRAFLHKGFLSEEECDHLIEIAKDKLEKSMVADNESGQSMESEVRTSSGMFLLKAQDEIVANIEARIAAWTFLPVENGESIQILHYEHGQKYEPHFDYFQDKTNQELGGHRVATVLMYLSNVEKGGETVFPNSEGKLSQPKDDDMSDCAKDGYSVKPHKGDALLFFSLHPNATTDPSSLHGSCPVIEGEKWSATKWIHVRSFEKSLIKRATGRVCSDEKDNCPVWAKAGECKKNPTYMIGTEGLLGYCRKSCKACSS; encoded by the exons ATGGATCTTCGATGCTTTCTCGCACTTTCTCTCTGTTTCCTCTGCATTTTCCCTCACCTCGCCCATTCTCGAACTCGCATCCCAGTATTGCTCGAGCAGAAGAAAAC CGAGGGATCGGTGATCAGATTGAGAAGAGGAGCTTCATCTGCTACCTTCGATCCGACTCGTGTCAGTCAGCTCTCATGGCGTCCCAG GGCGTTTTTGCATAAGGGGTTTCTTTCTGAGGAGGAATGTGATCATCTAATTGAAATT GCGAAGGATAAGCTAGAAAAGTCTATGGTGGCCGATAACGAGTCTGGCCAGAGTATGGAGAGTGAAGTCCGGACGAGCTCCGGCATGTTCCTTCTGAAAGCTCAG GATGAAATAGTTGCTAACATTGAGGCCAGGATTGCTGCATGGACCTTTCTTCCAGTTG AAAATGGGGAGTCCATTCAGATACTGCATTATGAACATGGTCAAAAGTACGAACCACATTTCGATTATTTTCAAGACAAGACTAACCAAGAATTGGGTGGCCACCGTGTTGCCACTGTATTGATGTATCTCTCTAATGTTGAAAAGGGTGGGGAAACAGTCTTTCCCAATTCGGAG GGAAAACTGTCTCAACCTAAGGATGATGACATGTCTGATTGTGCTAAAGACGGCTATTCAG TGAAACCGCACAAGGGTGACGCCTTGCTGTTCTTCAGTCTCCATCCCAATGCAACAACCGATCCAAGCAGCTTGCACGGGAGTTGCCCTGTCATTGAGGGTGAGAAATGGTCTGCAACCAAGTGGATTCATGTGAGATCCTTCGAGAAGTCACTAATAAAGCGTGCAACTGGCAGGGTTTGTTCAGACGAAAAAGATAACTGCCCCGTGTGGGCTAAAGCGGGAGAATGCAAAAAGAACCCAACTTATATGATAGGCACGGAGGGACTTCTTGGATACTGTAGGAAGAGTTGCAAGGCGTGTTCGTCCTAA
- the LOC126612597 gene encoding glycerol-3-phosphate acyltransferase RAM2-like, with protein sequence MATTVEERSLPTFSTIDRCPSIGREKHTVMADMDGTLLRGRSSFPYFALVAFEVGGILRLLFLLLASPLIGLLYYFVSESAGIRVMVFATFAGMRVSDIESVARAVLPKFYSADLHSETWRVFSSCGKRCVLTANPRIMVEPFLKEFLGADLVLGTEIDTYRGRATGRVLNPGVLVGEAKANALNKAFGNEPSSAPDIGLGDRKTDYPFMNRCKESYVVPATPEVEAVSHDKLPKPIVFHDGRLAQKPSPLMALLIILWIPVGFLLACLRVAAGSLLPMHVVYYAFWALGVRVYIKGTPPPPAKKSTGQTGVLFICSHRTLLDPIFLSTALGRPIPAVTYSLSRLSELISPIKTVRLTRDRVKDANQIKELLEQGDLVICPEGTTCREPFLLRFSALFAELTDELVPVAMSNRMSMFHGTTARGWKGMDPFYFFMNPSPAYEVTFLNKLPYEMTCGAGKSSHDVANYIQRNIAASLSYECTTFTRKDKYRALAGNDGIVAEKSKRAATAKKIMGC encoded by the coding sequence ATGGCCACCACTGTAGAGGAACGTTCTCTTCCTACCTTCTCGACAATCGACCGCTGCCCGTCAATTGGTCGCGAAAAACATACCGTGATGGCGGACATGGATGGCACTTTGCTTAGAGGACGGAGCTCATTCCCTTACTTTGCCCTCGTCGCGTTCGAGGTCGGCGGCATACTAAGGCTTCTCTTTTTACTACTGGCGTCTCCACTCATTGGCCTGCTGTACTACTTTGTATCGGAGTCAGCCGGCATTCGTGTCATGGTTTTTGCCACCTTCGCCGGCATGAGAGTTTCCGACATCGAATCCGTGGCGCGTGCGGTACTCCCCAAGTTCTATTCAGCGGACTTGCACTCCGAGACGTGGAGAGTCTTCTCTTCATGTGGGAAACGCTGCGTTTTGACCGCGAACCCCAGAATCATGGTGGAGCCGTTTTTGAAGGAGTTTTTGGGTGCTGACCTGGTTCTGGGGACTGAGATCGACACCTACAGAGGCAGAGCCACTGGGCGGGTTCTCAATCCCGGAGTTTTGGTCGGTGAAGCCAAGGCCAACGCGCTTAACAAAGCGTTTGGCAACGAGCCCTCGTCCGCACCAGATATCGGGCTCGGTGATCGGAAAACGGATTACCCATTCATGAACCGATGCAAAGAGAGCTACGTGGTTCCTGCTACGCCGGAAGTCGAGGCGGTGAGCCACGACAAGTTGCCAAAACCGATAGTGTTTCACGACGGAAGGCTGGCTCAGAAGCCATCGCCGCTCATGGCTTTGCTTATAATTCTTTGGATCCCGGTCGGTTTTCTTTTAGCTTGCTTGCGAGTAGCAGCCGGCTCACTGCTTCCTATGCACGTCGTATACTACGCTTTTTGGGCGTTGGGCGTACGGGTGTATATCAAAGGGACCCCACCACCTCCCGCCAAGAAATCCACAGGCCAAACCGGAGTTCTTTTCATTTGCTCCCACCGCACTCTCCTCGACCCGATTTTTCTCTCGACCGCTCTAGGCCGGCCCATTCCGGCCGTGACCTACTCTCTCTCGCGCCTGTCGGAGCTCATCTCGCCAATTAAGACCGTCCGGCTCACCCGGGACCGGGTCAAGGACGCGAACCAGATTAAAGAGCTCTTGGAACAAGGCGACCTCGTCATATGCCCCGAGGGAACAACGTGCCGGGAACCATTTTTGCTCCGGTTTTCAGCCCTGTTCGCTGAGCTGACAGACGAGCTCGTCCCCGTAGCCATGTCAAACCGGATGAGCATGTTCCACGGGACGACGGCTCGAGGATGGAAGGGGATGGACCCGTTCTACTTCTTCATGAACCCTAGCCCGGCGTACGAAGTGACGTTTTTGAACAAGCTGCCTTACGAGATGACTTGTGGTGCCGGGAAGTCGAGTCATGACGTGGCGAATTACATACAGAGGAACATCGCGGCGAGCTTGTCGTACGAGTGCACCACCTTCACGCGGAAGGACAAGTACCGGGCTTTGGCGGGGAACGACGGCATCGTGGCGGAAAAGTCTAAGCGCGCGGCTACAGCTAAGAAAATTATGGGCTGCTAG
- the LOC126612575 gene encoding serine/threonine-protein kinase D6PK-like, whose protein sequence is MDKTPPSGEYQNGESVTSNLQDLSFQNSFSISMCSSTVSGSDSTKVSSTGTPEVHKNAENADCEDESDKSSLSHLGNSSLSDPNEGSCRSFCPSKPHKGNDARWDAIQSVNSRDGDLGLGHFRLLKKLGCGDIGSVYLAELRGMGCFFAMKVMDKGMLAGRKKLIRAQTERDILGLLDHPFLPTLYSNFETDKFSCLLMEFCCGGDLHTLRQRQPGKHFTEQAARFYASEVLLALEYLHMMGVVYRDLKTENVLVREDGHIMLSDFDLSLRCYVSPTLVQSGNDPSCRITTYCIQPACIDPSCKLPVCVQPACLQPSCFKPRFLRSKSTKEKAERTGFGNSDSLPVLIAEPTSARSMSFVGTHEYLAPEIIRGDGHGSAVDWWTFGIFLYELLHGRTPFKGNGNRETLFNVVGQSLQFKDGFNVSFAAKDLIRGLLVKNPQKRLGFQRGATEIKQHPFFASINWALIRSTRPPEIPKPFDLATLSHTFKSAVPQNKKGATESNRSSGPYLDFEFF, encoded by the exons ATGGACAAGACGCCCCCTTCCGGCGAATACCAGAACGGCGAATCCGTCACCAGCAACCTCCAAGATCTCAGCTTCCAAAACAGCTTCAGCATTAGCATGTGTAGCAGCACCGTTTCTGGGTCCGATAGCACCAAGGTCAGCAGCACTGGAACTCCAGAAGTACACAAGAACGCCGAGAATGCTGATTGCGAAGACGAAAGTGACAAAAGCAGTTTAAGTCACTTGGGTAATTCCAGCCTGTCCGATCCGAACGAGGGCAGCTGCAGGAGCTTCTGCCCTTCGAAGCCGCACAAAGGCAACGACGCGCGGTGGGACGCGATACAATCAGTGAATTCCAGAGACGGAGACTTGGGTCTCGGCCATTTCCGGCTGCTGAAGAAGCTCGGCTGCGGTGATATCGGAAGCGTCTACTTGGCGGAGCTGAGAGGGATGGGTTGCTTTTTCGCCATGAAAGTAATGGACAAAGGAATGTTGGCGGGGAGGAAGAAGCTGATCAGAGCTCAGACGGAGAGGGACATATTGGGGTTGCTGGACCATCCGTTTCTTCCGACCCTCTATTCGAATTTCGAGACCGATAAGTTTTCTTGCTTGTTAATGGAGTTTTGCTGCGGCGGCGATCTTCATACGCTGCGGCAGCGCCAGCCCGGGAAGCATTTTACTGAACAAGCAGCGAG GTTCTATGCTTCAGAAGTGCTTCTTGCCCTAGAGTATCTCCACATGATGGGAGTGGTGTACAGAGActtaaaaacagaaaacgtgttAGTGAGGGAGGACGGCCATATCATGCTTTCCGATTTCGATTTATCGTTGAGATGTTATGTGAGTCCTACTCTCGTTCAGTCCGGCAACGATCCATCTTGTAGAATAACTACTTACTGCATTCAGCCTGCATGCATTGATCCGTCGTGCAAATTACCGGTTTGTGTTCAACCTGCTTGTTTGCAACCCTCTTGCTTTAAGCCTCGGTTTCTTAGGTCCAAATCAACCAAGGAGAAAGCCGAAAGAACAGGTTTTGGAAATTCGGATTCGTTGCCTGTACTTATTGCTGAGCCAACGAGTGCCCGCTCTATGTCATTCGTCGGGACACATGAGTATTTAGCTCCCGAAATAATCAGAGGTGACGGTCATGGTAGCGCAGTTGATTGGTGGACTTTCGGTATCTTCTTGTATGAGCTGCTGCATGGGAGGACGCCATTCAAAGGGAATGGAAACCGGGAGACGTTGTTCAATGTGGTTGGTCAGTCTCTTCAGTTTAAGGATGGATTCAACGTCAGTTTCGCCGCAAAGGATTTGATCCGGGGCTTACTTGTGAAGAACCCTCAAAAGAGACTGGGATTTCAACGTGGTGCCACAGAAATTAAACAGCACCCCTTCTTTGCAAGCATAAATTGGGCTCTCATTCGCAGCACGCGCCCGCCGGAGATTCCAAAACCGTTTGATCTTGCTACTCTAAGTCACACATTCAAGTCTGCAGTGCCTCAGAACAAGAAGGGAGCTACCGAATCGAATCGATCGTCAGGTCCATACttagattttgaatttttctga
- the LOC126612576 gene encoding pathogenesis-related thaumatin-like protein 3.5 isoform X1, which translates to MLLLNKHCIPPECTMKLPDSVAAFFLLLLWTFMLFGQGMAHTVTFYIQNKCPFPIWPATAPNTGEPVIADGGFFLPAGHTQPITAPWSWSGRIWARTGCDFVSNCKPACETGDCGGRLACNGLIGNPPVTLVEVSLQDDKGKPNFYAVSVVDGYNLPVAILSRPAASNCAVRGCLKDLKTCCPDELKVLNDEGEVVACKSACLAFDTDSFCCRNKYGTPEKCKPSVYSKIFKDACPSYYSYAYDSPPPLVTCKASEYVITFCPAGWGAAGYTSL; encoded by the exons ATGTTGCTGCTAAACAAACATTGTATTCCACCTGAATGTACCATGAAGTTGCCTGACTCTGTTGCCGCTTTCTTTCTGCTCCTACTGTGGACTTTCATGTTATTTG GACAGGGAATGGCACATACAGTTACATTTTACATACAGAATAAGTGCCCCTTCCCCATATGGCCAGCGACTGCCCCCAACACCGGAGAGCCTGTGATAGCTGATGGCGGCTTCTTCCTCCCCGCCGGACATACTCAGCCCATTACTGCCCCGTGGTCATGGAGTGGTCGGATTTGGGCCCGAACAGGATGCGACTTTGTCTCCAACTGCAAGCCTGCTTGCGAAACAGGAGATTGTGGCGGAAGATTAGCATGCAATGGACTAATAGGCAATCCACCGGTGACACTAGTGGAAGTTTCGCTTCAAGACGACAAAGGCAAGCCAAATTTCTACGCTGTGAGCGTGGTTGATGGATATAATCTTCCGGTTGCAATCTTATCAAGGCCAGCGGCATCCAATTGCGCTGTCAGAGGGTGTTTGAAAGATTTGAAAACTTGTTGCCCCGATGAGCTGAAGGTTTTAAACGACGAAGGGGAAGTTGTGGCGTGCAAAAGCGCTTGTTTGGCGTTTGATACGGACTCGTTTTGTTGCCGGAATAAGTATGGAACCCCGGAAAAATGCAAGCCGAGTGTGTACTCGAAGATATTCAAAGATGCTTGCCCGTCGTATTACAGCTATGCTTATGATTCACCACCTCCATTGGTGACTTGCAAGGCAAGCGAGTATGTGATCACATTTTGTCCTGCAGGGTGGGGTGCTGCTGGGTATACCTCTTTGTAG
- the LOC126612576 gene encoding pathogenesis-related thaumatin-like protein 3.5 isoform X2 — protein MAHTVTFYIQNKCPFPIWPATAPNTGEPVIADGGFFLPAGHTQPITAPWSWSGRIWARTGCDFVSNCKPACETGDCGGRLACNGLIGNPPVTLVEVSLQDDKGKPNFYAVSVVDGYNLPVAILSRPAASNCAVRGCLKDLKTCCPDELKVLNDEGEVVACKSACLAFDTDSFCCRNKYGTPEKCKPSVYSKIFKDACPSYYSYAYDSPPPLVTCKASEYVITFCPAGWGAAGYTSL, from the coding sequence ATGGCACATACAGTTACATTTTACATACAGAATAAGTGCCCCTTCCCCATATGGCCAGCGACTGCCCCCAACACCGGAGAGCCTGTGATAGCTGATGGCGGCTTCTTCCTCCCCGCCGGACATACTCAGCCCATTACTGCCCCGTGGTCATGGAGTGGTCGGATTTGGGCCCGAACAGGATGCGACTTTGTCTCCAACTGCAAGCCTGCTTGCGAAACAGGAGATTGTGGCGGAAGATTAGCATGCAATGGACTAATAGGCAATCCACCGGTGACACTAGTGGAAGTTTCGCTTCAAGACGACAAAGGCAAGCCAAATTTCTACGCTGTGAGCGTGGTTGATGGATATAATCTTCCGGTTGCAATCTTATCAAGGCCAGCGGCATCCAATTGCGCTGTCAGAGGGTGTTTGAAAGATTTGAAAACTTGTTGCCCCGATGAGCTGAAGGTTTTAAACGACGAAGGGGAAGTTGTGGCGTGCAAAAGCGCTTGTTTGGCGTTTGATACGGACTCGTTTTGTTGCCGGAATAAGTATGGAACCCCGGAAAAATGCAAGCCGAGTGTGTACTCGAAGATATTCAAAGATGCTTGCCCGTCGTATTACAGCTATGCTTATGATTCACCACCTCCATTGGTGACTTGCAAGGCAAGCGAGTATGTGATCACATTTTGTCCTGCAGGGTGGGGTGCTGCTGGGTATACCTCTTTGTAG